One genomic window of Sphingomonas ginsengisoli An et al. 2013 includes the following:
- a CDS encoding META domain-containing protein: MERLAALSLALGLAACAPLPAPLPGPGPAPGAYRAVGTEPFWSLTLDGRDMIFTEAARPGQRIVVPQPRVIVGFAGEIYQTPRMGVNIVHSRCSDGMSDRIYPDKVQLRVDGRSFEGCGGDPVASESRLQDSSWSVLAVNGRATGGGPRFTLAFTRDRLSGQFGCNRMSGTYRASPNGLTAGPIIATRMACPDMRFEDEAGRILAQPVTLRTLPDLDLELANSAGTIRLRRQN, from the coding sequence ATGGAACGACTCGCCGCCTTGTCGCTCGCGCTCGGCCTTGCCGCCTGCGCACCCCTCCCCGCTCCGCTGCCAGGCCCCGGTCCCGCACCCGGCGCCTATCGCGCGGTCGGGACCGAGCCGTTCTGGAGCCTGACGCTCGACGGCCGCGACATGATCTTCACCGAGGCGGCGCGGCCGGGCCAGCGGATCGTGGTGCCCCAGCCGCGGGTGATCGTCGGCTTTGCGGGCGAGATCTATCAGACGCCGCGGATGGGGGTGAACATCGTCCATTCGCGGTGCAGCGACGGGATGAGCGATCGGATCTATCCCGACAAGGTCCAGCTCAGGGTTGACGGCCGCTCGTTCGAAGGCTGCGGCGGCGATCCGGTGGCAAGCGAAAGTCGGCTGCAGGACAGCAGTTGGAGCGTGCTGGCGGTCAATGGTCGCGCGACCGGCGGTGGCCCGCGCTTCACTCTCGCCTTCACCCGCGACCGGCTGAGCGGCCAGTTCGGCTGCAACCGGATGAGCGGGACCTACCGCGCCAGCCCGAATGGCCTGACCGCCGGGCCGATCATCGCCACCCGAATGGCCTGCCCCGACATGCGGTTCGAGGACGAAGCGGGCCGCATCCTCGCCCAACCGGTCACCCTGCGGACGCTGCCCGACCTCGATCTCGAACTCGCGAACAGCGCGGGAACAATTCGTCTGCGCCGCCAGAATTGA
- a CDS encoding four-helix bundle copper-binding protein codes for MSIRKMIGLHPASAKHDNQALGDAVHHLMYCAKMCLSCADSCLAEKMDMTQCIRLCFDCSDICEATARLGLRRTGDDNLILRELLELCARMCEQCAAECERHEHEHCKLCAQICRECAADCRNAAMSLAA; via the coding sequence ATGTCCATTCGCAAGATGATCGGCCTTCACCCGGCCAGCGCCAAGCACGATAACCAGGCCCTGGGCGATGCGGTGCACCACCTGATGTATTGCGCGAAAATGTGCCTGAGCTGCGCGGATTCGTGCCTGGCCGAGAAAATGGACATGACGCAGTGCATCCGGCTCTGCTTCGACTGCTCGGACATCTGCGAGGCGACCGCGCGGCTGGGGCTGCGGCGGACCGGGGACGACAACCTCATCCTGCGCGAGCTGCTCGAGCTTTGCGCGCGGATGTGCGAGCAGTGCGCAGCCGAATGCGAGCGCCACGAGCATGAGCATTGCAAGCTGTGCGCGCAGATCTGCCGCGAGTGCGCGGCGGATTGTCGCAATGCGGCGATGAGCCTGGCGGCCTGA
- the truA gene encoding tRNA pseudouridine(38-40) synthase TruA — protein sequence MTRWKLILEWDGAPFMGWQRQDHGPSVQAAVERAAKAMTGEEVTAHAAGRTDAGVHALGMAAHIELTKELTPHRLREGLNALLRPDPVAVLSAEPVADDWHARFSCVGRRYLYRIANRRAPLTLDRGKAWRIGLPLEVAAMAEAAAVLVGRHDFTTFRSVNCQSDSPVKTLDRLEVERVGDEVHVHAAARSFLHHQVRSMVGCLALVGQGQWKVADMVAALSAKDRAALGLNAPAEGLYFVEAVYPRRPGGGRDLGESGTTAAF from the coding sequence GTGACACGCTGGAAGCTGATCCTCGAGTGGGACGGCGCGCCGTTCATGGGCTGGCAGCGCCAGGATCATGGGCCCTCGGTGCAGGCGGCGGTCGAGCGCGCGGCCAAGGCGATGACCGGCGAGGAGGTCACCGCGCACGCCGCCGGGCGGACCGACGCGGGGGTGCATGCGCTGGGGATGGCGGCGCATATCGAGCTGACGAAGGAGCTGACGCCGCATCGGCTGCGCGAAGGACTGAATGCGCTGCTGCGGCCCGACCCGGTGGCGGTGCTGAGCGCGGAGCCGGTGGCCGACGACTGGCACGCGCGATTCTCGTGCGTCGGGCGGCGCTATCTCTACCGGATCGCCAACCGACGCGCGCCGCTAACGCTCGACCGCGGCAAGGCGTGGCGGATCGGCTTGCCGCTTGAAGTCGCCGCGATGGCCGAGGCGGCGGCGGTGCTGGTCGGGCGGCACGATTTCACCACCTTCCGCTCGGTCAATTGCCAGTCGGACAGTCCGGTGAAGACGCTCGACCGGCTCGAGGTGGAAAGGGTTGGCGACGAGGTGCACGTCCATGCGGCGGCGCGCAGCTTCCTCCATCATCAGGTGCGTTCGATGGTCGGGTGCCTGGCGTTGGTCGGTCAGGGGCAGTGGAAAGTGGCCGACATGGTGGCGGCGCTGAGCGCGAAGGATCGGGCGGCGCTGGGGCTCAACGCGCCGGCGGAGGGGCTGTACTTCGTCGAGGCAGTCTACCCCCGTCGTCCCGGCGGAGGCCGGGACCTCGGCGAGAGTGGCACGACCGCTGCGTTCTAG
- the rmuC gene encoding DNA recombination protein RmuC → MEMGLAIAAIVALLVGLAVGWWLGQRPLAALQSEVATLRDSRVAAERELALTAEQARRLAQTEAMLRAVTEERDADRQARAALEADSRNFDKQLKLLQESKDQLVTQFREVGDKLLEKAQTDFLAKADDRLAKADLEQTSKLRTLLQPVETTLKRYEEGLARVEKERVDHYAGLREAVELVRAGQGQVRDEARRLVTALTSSPKQRGRWGEQSLRNVLVQAGLVENIDFHMEVSVETDDGRQRPDAIVNLPQGRKLIVDAKCSLNAYLDACDEVDDEKRTACFRAHLASIVRHAQQLGSKAYWTQWGEAADYVVMYIPGEHFLSAALEQDPELWEKAFKDRVLLATPTNLVAIARTVASVWRQEKLAEAAEEIAALGKELHSRLATMAEHVGRMGKNLATANAAYNQMVGSFESQVFTQARRFETLGAGSNKEIAPAPMLEVSPRPLTKLAAPATDLPEAAE, encoded by the coding sequence ATGGAAATGGGTTTGGCGATCGCCGCGATCGTGGCGCTGCTGGTCGGTCTGGCGGTCGGCTGGTGGCTCGGCCAGCGCCCGCTCGCCGCCCTTCAGTCTGAGGTCGCTACCCTCCGCGATTCCCGCGTCGCCGCCGAGCGCGAACTCGCGCTCACCGCCGAGCAGGCCCGCCGTCTCGCCCAGACCGAGGCGATGCTCCGCGCCGTCACCGAGGAGCGTGACGCCGATCGCCAGGCCCGCGCCGCGCTCGAGGCGGATTCTCGCAATTTCGACAAGCAGCTGAAGCTGCTTCAGGAATCGAAGGATCAGTTGGTCACCCAGTTCCGCGAGGTCGGCGACAAATTGCTTGAAAAGGCGCAGACCGACTTCCTCGCCAAGGCCGACGACCGGCTGGCCAAGGCCGACCTTGAACAGACCAGCAAGTTGCGCACCCTGCTCCAGCCGGTCGAAACCACCTTGAAGCGCTACGAAGAGGGCCTCGCCCGGGTCGAGAAGGAGCGGGTCGATCATTACGCCGGCCTCCGAGAGGCGGTCGAATTGGTCCGCGCGGGGCAGGGGCAGGTCCGCGACGAGGCCCGCCGCCTCGTCACCGCCTTGACCTCGAGCCCGAAGCAGCGTGGCCGCTGGGGCGAGCAGAGCTTGCGCAACGTCCTCGTCCAGGCGGGCCTCGTCGAGAATATCGACTTCCACATGGAAGTGTCGGTCGAGACCGACGACGGGCGCCAGCGCCCCGATGCGATCGTCAACCTGCCGCAGGGTCGCAAGCTGATCGTCGACGCCAAATGCTCCTTGAACGCCTATCTCGATGCGTGTGACGAGGTCGACGACGAGAAGCGCACCGCCTGCTTCCGCGCGCATCTGGCGTCCATCGTCCGCCACGCTCAGCAACTCGGCTCCAAGGCCTATTGGACCCAGTGGGGCGAGGCGGCCGACTATGTCGTCATGTATATTCCCGGCGAGCATTTCCTCTCCGCCGCGCTCGAGCAGGATCCCGAGCTGTGGGAGAAGGCGTTCAAGGACCGCGTCCTCCTCGCCACCCCGACCAACCTTGTCGCCATCGCCCGCACCGTCGCCAGCGTCTGGCGGCAGGAGAAGCTCGCCGAGGCCGCCGAGGAGATCGCCGCGCTCGGCAAGGAGCTCCACTCGCGCCTCGCCACCATGGCTGAGCATGTCGGCCGAATGGGGAAGAACCTCGCCACCGCCAACGCCGCCTACAATCAGATGGTCGGCAGCTTCGAAAGCCAGGTCTTCACCCAGGCCCGCCGCTTCGAGACGCTCGGTGCGGGGAGCAACAAGGAGATCGCGCCAGCGCCGATGCTCGAAGTCAGCCCGCGCCCGCTGACCAAGCTTGCCGCGCCCGCCACCGATCTGCCGGAGGCCGCCGAATAG
- a CDS encoding TrmH family RNA methyltransferase has translation MPRLITSFGNDTVKQLRALRDKKARRDTGMFLAEGLRIIAEARDSGLLPETIVFAGGQPLHPLAAEIVAATEAAGGDAIETSADILSKMSGKDNPQALLAAYRQPTTRLADLDRSTAGLWFVAERLRDPGNIGTILRTGDAVGAGGLILVDDSADPYSVEAVRASMGATFTQKVVQAPWAEFLSWLRDGPGQLVGTSLRTDTDYLAATYEQPCFLLIGNESQGLPAAYEAECDLLVKIPMAGRADSLNAAIAAAVMAFQVTASWRRR, from the coding sequence ATGCCCCGCCTGATCACCTCCTTCGGCAACGATACCGTCAAGCAACTCCGCGCGCTCCGCGACAAGAAGGCGCGGCGGGATACGGGCATGTTCCTCGCCGAGGGACTGCGGATCATCGCCGAGGCGCGCGATAGCGGCTTGCTGCCCGAGACGATCGTATTTGCGGGCGGCCAGCCGCTCCACCCGCTCGCCGCCGAGATCGTCGCCGCGACCGAGGCGGCCGGCGGCGACGCGATCGAGACCAGCGCCGACATCCTTTCCAAGATGAGCGGCAAGGATAATCCGCAGGCGTTGCTCGCCGCCTACCGCCAGCCGACCACCCGCCTCGCCGACCTTGATCGCTCAACTGCCGGCCTGTGGTTCGTCGCCGAGCGCCTACGCGATCCGGGCAACATCGGGACCATCTTGCGCACCGGCGACGCGGTCGGCGCGGGCGGGCTGATCCTCGTCGACGACAGCGCCGATCCCTATTCGGTCGAGGCTGTGCGCGCCTCGATGGGCGCGACCTTCACGCAGAAGGTAGTGCAGGCGCCGTGGGCCGAGTTTCTTAGCTGGCTACGCGATGGCCCGGGCCAACTCGTCGGCACCTCGCTGCGGACCGACACCGACTATCTTGCCGCGACCTACGAGCAGCCCTGCTTCCTGCTGATCGGCAACGAAAGCCAGGGACTTCCTGCCGCCTACGAAGCCGAATGCGACTTGCTGGTGAAAATCCCGATGGCCGGGCGTGCGGACAGCCTCAACGCGGCGATCGCCGCCGCGGTGATGGCCTTTCAGGTGACAGCAAGCTGGCGCAGGCGATAG
- a CDS encoding pyridoxal-dependent decarboxylase, exosortase A system-associated — MKAMGPIPADYAAGLAPGGQSPAELVAQAGGTPLFVYDRAVIQARIARFRAAFGDVALHYAVKANPFAPLLTFMADHVDGFDLASAGELATLQAAGAAEKPVSFAGPGKTDADLAAALAAGVTVNLESEAEWDRLRLLATDRSPTVAVRVNPPFGLKGSGMKMGGLASPFGVDHDRVPAIVRRIIDEGGDWRGLHVYAGSQSLSAEAIIESQRATVALAAEIAEAAGATPPEVNLGGGFGIPYFAGDQPLDVEAIGTALQQTLDRRRAILRDTRFVIELGRWLVGEAGVYLTRVVDRKVSRGKTFLVVDGGLQHMLAASGNFGQLLRRNYPVAVANKFDAEPEAEVTIVGCLCTPLDLLADEVMLPRARVGDLIAIFCAGAYGLTASPQAFLSMPPAREVLV; from the coding sequence GTGAAGGCGATGGGCCCGATCCCCGCCGACTATGCCGCCGGCCTTGCTCCCGGCGGCCAGTCACCGGCCGAGCTTGTCGCGCAGGCAGGCGGAACGCCGCTATTCGTGTACGACCGCGCCGTCATCCAAGCGCGCATCGCCCGCTTCCGCGCGGCCTTCGGCGACGTGGCGCTCCATTATGCGGTAAAGGCCAACCCCTTCGCGCCCTTGCTGACGTTCATGGCCGACCACGTCGACGGCTTCGACCTCGCCTCGGCCGGCGAACTCGCGACGCTGCAGGCCGCCGGAGCCGCTGAAAAACCGGTCAGCTTCGCCGGCCCCGGCAAGACCGACGCCGACCTCGCCGCGGCGCTTGCGGCTGGGGTGACGGTCAACCTCGAAAGCGAGGCCGAATGGGACCGCCTGCGCCTACTCGCCACCGATCGGTCACCCACCGTCGCCGTCCGCGTGAACCCACCGTTTGGGCTGAAGGGTTCGGGGATGAAGATGGGCGGTTTGGCGAGCCCGTTCGGCGTCGACCATGACCGCGTCCCCGCGATCGTCCGCCGCATCATCGACGAGGGCGGCGACTGGCGCGGGCTGCACGTTTATGCGGGCTCACAGTCGCTCTCGGCCGAGGCGATCATCGAAAGCCAGCGCGCCACCGTCGCGCTCGCCGCCGAGATCGCGGAGGCGGCTGGCGCGACCCCTCCCGAGGTCAACCTCGGCGGCGGTTTCGGTATTCCCTATTTCGCGGGAGATCAGCCTCTGGACGTCGAGGCCATCGGCACAGCGCTCCAGCAGACCCTCGACAGGCGCCGCGCCATTCTGCGCGACACCAGGTTCGTGATCGAGCTTGGCCGCTGGCTGGTGGGAGAGGCGGGGGTCTACCTGACTCGCGTCGTCGACCGGAAGGTCAGCCGCGGCAAGACCTTCCTCGTCGTCGACGGCGGCCTCCAGCACATGCTCGCCGCCAGCGGCAACTTCGGCCAATTGCTCCGCCGCAACTACCCCGTTGCGGTCGCCAACAAGTTCGACGCCGAGCCGGAGGCGGAAGTGACGATCGTCGGCTGCCTCTGCACCCCGCTCGACCTGCTTGCCGACGAGGTCATGCTGCCGCGCGCGAGGGTGGGCGACCTGATCGCCATCTTCTGCGCCGGCGCCTACGGCCTCACCGCCAGCCCGCAGGCGTTCCTCTCGATGCCACCGGCGCGGGAGGTGCTGGTTTAG
- the fmt gene encoding methionyl-tRNA formyltransferase: MRVIFMGSPPFAVPTLEALVAAGHEVVAVYCQPPRPAKRGKRVQRTAVHARAEELGLEVRTPARLRGDEEQREFAALGADVAVVAAYGLILPQPILDAPERGCINVHASLLPRWRGAAPIHRAILAGDAVTGVTIMQMEAGLDTGPMLAAAELPIGDRNAGDLTDDLARLGASLLVDVLADPTNFPPEPQPDEGVTYAAKIDKAEARIDWARPAVEVERQLRAFAPAPGAWFEANGERVKLLRGATVEGSGAPGEVLDEALTIACGEGAIRPDVVQRAGRGPMSPQELLRGFAVPKGTRLT, translated from the coding sequence ATGCGCGTCATCTTCATGGGTTCGCCGCCATTCGCCGTGCCGACGCTGGAGGCGCTGGTCGCTGCCGGGCACGAAGTGGTGGCGGTCTATTGCCAGCCGCCGCGCCCGGCCAAGCGGGGCAAGCGAGTGCAGCGGACGGCGGTGCACGCGCGGGCCGAGGAGTTGGGGCTGGAAGTCCGCACCCCGGCGCGGCTGCGCGGGGACGAGGAGCAGCGTGAGTTCGCCGCGCTCGGCGCCGACGTGGCGGTGGTCGCGGCCTACGGGCTGATCCTGCCGCAGCCGATCCTCGATGCGCCCGAGCGCGGATGCATCAACGTCCACGCCTCGCTCCTGCCGCGGTGGCGGGGGGCGGCGCCGATCCACCGGGCGATCCTGGCGGGCGATGCGGTGACCGGCGTGACGATCATGCAGATGGAGGCCGGCCTTGACACCGGGCCAATGCTGGCGGCGGCCGAGCTGCCGATTGGCGATCGAAATGCGGGCGACCTCACCGACGATCTCGCGCGGCTGGGGGCGAGCCTGCTGGTCGACGTGCTTGCCGATCCGACCAACTTCCCGCCGGAGCCGCAGCCCGACGAAGGCGTCACTTACGCCGCCAAGATCGACAAGGCCGAGGCGCGGATCGACTGGGCGCGGCCGGCGGTGGAGGTCGAGCGCCAGCTGCGCGCCTTCGCGCCGGCCCCGGGGGCGTGGTTCGAGGCGAATGGCGAGCGGGTGAAGCTGCTTCGCGGCGCAACTGTCGAGGGATCGGGCGCGCCGGGCGAGGTGCTCGACGAGGCGCTGACCATCGCCTGCGGCGAGGGCGCGATCCGGCCCGACGTGGTGCAGCGTGCCGGGCGTGGGCCGATGAGCCCGCAGGAGTTGCTGCGCGGATTCGCGGTGCCGAAGGGCACTCGGCTGACGTGA
- the recR gene encoding recombination mediator RecR: MASQEIEALSGALARLPGLGPRSARRAVLHLMKKREGALMPLLAALQTVADKLSTCSVCGNVDTADPCSICRDPRRDAASLCVVEEVADLWALDRSRLFPGRYHVLGGRLSALDGVRPEDLAIEQLVRRIAAGGIDEVVLAMNATLEGQTTAHYLAERLEKFPIRLTQLAHGLPVGGELDYLDEGTLAQALRARRPVA; the protein is encoded by the coding sequence ATGGCCTCCCAGGAAATCGAAGCCCTCAGCGGCGCGCTGGCCCGCCTTCCCGGGCTCGGCCCCCGCTCGGCGCGGCGCGCGGTGCTACACCTGATGAAGAAGCGCGAGGGCGCGCTGATGCCCTTGCTCGCCGCTCTGCAGACCGTCGCCGACAAGCTCTCGACCTGCTCGGTCTGCGGTAACGTCGACACCGCCGACCCCTGCAGCATCTGCCGCGATCCGCGCCGCGACGCCGCCAGCCTGTGCGTGGTCGAGGAAGTCGCCGACCTGTGGGCGCTCGACCGCAGCCGCCTGTTCCCCGGCCGTTACCATGTGCTCGGCGGTCGTCTCTCCGCGCTCGACGGGGTTCGGCCCGAGGACCTCGCCATCGAGCAACTGGTCCGCCGCATCGCCGCCGGCGGGATCGACGAGGTGGTGCTGGCGATGAACGCCACGCTCGAAGGGCAGACCACCGCCCACTACCTCGCCGAACGGCTCGAGAAATTCCCCATCCGCCTGACCCAGCTCGCCCACGGCCTCCCGGTCGGCGGTGAGCTCGACTATCTCGACGAGGGCACGCTGGCGCAGGCGCTGCGAGCCCGCCGCCCGGTTGCTTGA
- a CDS encoding AMP-binding protein: MALPDPLPRPLDHLTLRGAADAPALVADGQTMTYADLEQVVGRAAARLRALGLQPGDRVASWMGKTRFACIAPLAAARAGLVHVPINPVLRRAQAEHILADSGAALLVANRARLDSLGDAGVRSVALEDWEEGDDTLPPSERDPGELCALLYTSGSTGRPKGVMLSHDNLWLGAVSVAHYLGLQADDRTLCVLPLAFDYGQNQLLSTWFAGGCAVAFDYLLPREVVKAVARERITTLAGVPPLWLQLAEQKWDGAGASLRTLTNSGGHLPEPLVRRLRDLFPQARLHLMYGLTEAFRSASLDPALVDAHPDAVGTAIPFAKLRIVRSDGSRAAPDEEGELVHSGPLVAQGYWNDAERTAQRFRDGEVWSGDRAVIGADGLLRIRGRDDAMIKVSGNRVSPTEVEEAALASGAVADCAAFGVNDERLGQAIVLVAVAKGEGADERLRAWFTAELPAHLRPSRIAWRDALPLSPNGKTDRAALQAELAP; this comes from the coding sequence ATGGCGCTGCCCGATCCGCTTCCCCGACCGCTCGATCATCTTACCTTGCGCGGCGCGGCCGACGCGCCCGCGCTGGTCGCCGACGGGCAGACGATGACCTACGCCGATCTTGAGCAGGTGGTCGGCCGCGCCGCCGCGCGGCTGCGCGCGCTCGGGCTGCAGCCCGGCGACCGGGTGGCGAGCTGGATGGGCAAGACGCGGTTCGCCTGCATCGCCCCGCTGGCGGCGGCGCGAGCGGGGCTTGTTCATGTCCCGATCAATCCCGTGCTGCGCCGGGCGCAGGCCGAGCATATTCTGGCCGACAGCGGCGCGGCGCTGCTGGTCGCCAACCGCGCGCGGCTCGACAGCCTCGGCGACGCCGGCGTTAGGTCCGTCGCGCTCGAAGATTGGGAGGAAGGCGACGACACGCTCCCACCGTCCGAGCGCGACCCCGGCGAACTTTGCGCGTTGCTCTACACCTCCGGCTCGACCGGACGGCCAAAAGGCGTGATGCTGAGCCACGACAACTTGTGGCTCGGCGCGGTCAGCGTCGCCCATTATCTCGGCTTGCAAGCCGACGACCGCACCCTGTGCGTCCTCCCGCTCGCCTTCGACTATGGCCAGAACCAGTTGCTCTCGACCTGGTTCGCCGGCGGCTGCGCGGTGGCGTTCGACTATCTCCTCCCCCGCGAAGTGGTGAAAGCGGTCGCGCGCGAACGGATCACCACGCTCGCCGGGGTGCCACCGCTGTGGCTGCAACTCGCCGAACAGAAATGGGACGGCGCGGGCGCCTCTCTTCGCACGCTCACCAATTCGGGCGGACACTTGCCCGAGCCACTCGTCCGCCGCTTGCGCGACCTCTTCCCGCAGGCGAGGCTGCACCTGATGTACGGCCTAACCGAAGCCTTCCGCTCCGCCAGCCTCGATCCCGCTTTGGTCGACGCGCACCCCGACGCGGTCGGCACCGCCATCCCGTTCGCCAAGCTGCGCATCGTCCGCTCCGACGGCAGCCGCGCAGCGCCCGACGAAGAGGGCGAGCTCGTCCATTCGGGCCCGCTGGTGGCGCAGGGCTATTGGAACGATGCGGAACGCACCGCGCAGCGCTTTCGCGACGGCGAGGTGTGGAGCGGCGACCGCGCGGTGATCGGCGCCGACGGCCTGCTCCGCATCCGCGGCCGCGACGACGCGATGATCAAGGTCAGCGGCAACCGCGTCAGCCCGACCGAGGTCGAGGAAGCCGCGCTCGCCAGCGGCGCCGTCGCCGACTGCGCAGCGTTCGGGGTCAATGACGAGCGGCTCGGCCAGGCGATCGTGCTGGTCGCGGTGGCGAAAGGGGAGGGCGCCGACGAGCGCCTCCGCGCCTGGTTCACCGCCGAATTGCCAGCGCATCTCCGCCCCAGCCGCATCGCGTGGCGCGACGCGCTCCCGCTCTCGCCCAACGGCAAGACCGACCGTGCCGCGCTGCAGGCGGAGTTGGCGCCGTGA
- a CDS encoding HPr family phosphocarrier protein, with product MNALSQQVLIENKRGLHARASAKFVNLAAQLPAEIEVAKDGHAVCGTSIMGLMMLGAAMGDTIEIRAAGEGADDALAQLVGLVVDKFGEE from the coding sequence TTGAACGCGCTCAGCCAGCAGGTGCTGATCGAGAACAAGCGCGGGCTCCACGCGCGGGCCAGCGCCAAGTTCGTCAATCTGGCGGCGCAGCTGCCCGCCGAGATCGAGGTCGCCAAGGACGGGCACGCGGTGTGCGGGACGTCGATCATGGGGCTGATGATGCTCGGCGCGGCGATGGGCGACACGATCGAGATCCGCGCGGCTGGCGAAGGCGCCGACGACGCGCTGGCACAACTGGTCGGGCTGGTCGTGGACAAGTTCGGGGAAGAGTGA
- a CDS encoding S1C family serine protease: protein MSEAPILPRPRPLRSALIGGGLLLAVLGGAAGMRWWTATPTPQGRAPARPIVQIVRQQSGLPDLADLVERSCPAMALLVPAGAVLPVAEGAKATPAVRITDDGWLLAAASTIPAGNLEAVFGDGRRVAVGEVRTDPVSGLAIARTTDATGESLSFSDGAPPRAGQFGLAVATPAGLGCSADLAMIESDFLTDGGAPNGYFRLAPSAADWPPGLPVLGADGQMIGVVASAGAGGTAIPASIGRLVVDELLRNALSPTASFGFRAVDFGGALAGRLGDVRAGAGVALVAAGSSAAKAGLRAGDIVTTVDGRPVSSASELGRALDAVKATAELTIQRRDQQLTLTVTRVDAS, encoded by the coding sequence GTGAGTGAGGCGCCGATCCTTCCGCGCCCGCGCCCGTTGCGCAGCGCGCTGATCGGCGGCGGCCTGCTGCTTGCCGTGCTTGGCGGGGCCGCCGGGATGCGCTGGTGGACGGCAACGCCGACGCCGCAGGGCAGGGCACCCGCGCGGCCGATCGTCCAGATCGTCCGCCAGCAAAGCGGTCTCCCCGACCTTGCCGATCTGGTCGAGCGCAGCTGCCCGGCGATGGCGCTGCTGGTCCCGGCCGGCGCTGTCCTTCCCGTCGCCGAGGGCGCCAAGGCGACCCCTGCCGTCCGCATCACCGACGACGGCTGGCTGCTCGCTGCCGCCAGCACGATCCCCGCAGGCAATCTGGAAGCGGTGTTCGGCGACGGCCGTCGGGTCGCGGTTGGCGAGGTCCGCACCGATCCTGTTTCCGGGCTGGCCATCGCCAGGACTACCGATGCGACCGGCGAATCGCTGTCTTTCAGCGACGGAGCGCCTCCCCGCGCGGGTCAGTTCGGGCTCGCGGTGGCCACACCCGCCGGGCTCGGCTGCAGCGCCGACCTCGCCATGATCGAAAGCGACTTCCTCACCGACGGCGGCGCACCGAACGGCTACTTCCGCCTCGCGCCCTCCGCAGCCGACTGGCCGCCCGGCCTGCCGGTGCTCGGCGCCGACGGGCAAATGATCGGGGTGGTCGCGAGCGCGGGGGCAGGGGGCACCGCGATTCCCGCCAGCATCGGTCGGCTGGTGGTCGACGAACTTCTCCGCAACGCGCTCTCGCCGACTGCGAGCTTCGGTTTCCGAGCGGTCGACTTTGGCGGCGCGCTCGCTGGCCGCTTGGGCGACGTCCGCGCCGGTGCCGGGGTGGCGCTGGTCGCCGCTGGGTCGAGCGCGGCCAAGGCGGGCTTGCGCGCCGGCGACATCGTCACGACCGTCGACGGCCGCCCCGTCTCGAGCGCCTCCGAACTCGGCCGCGCGCTCGACGCGGTGAAAGCAACCGCCGAACTCACGATCCAGCGCCGCGATCAGCAACTGACCCTGACCGTCACGCGCGTCGACGCGAGCTAG
- a CDS encoding acyl carrier protein, which translates to MTAQSVPASDGQLDFTLRALLSGVLGLPASRVAGFEAGTELFGALPEFDSMAVANLLTGIEERFDVTVEDDDVEAEDFATYGSLRAFVERLVAG; encoded by the coding sequence ATGACCGCGCAGTCCGTTCCCGCGTCCGATGGCCAGCTCGACTTCACGCTGCGCGCTTTGCTCAGCGGCGTGCTCGGCCTGCCTGCCAGCCGGGTGGCGGGGTTCGAGGCTGGGACCGAATTGTTCGGCGCGCTGCCCGAGTTCGATTCGATGGCGGTCGCCAATCTGCTGACCGGGATCGAGGAGCGGTTCGACGTGACGGTCGAGGACGACGACGTCGAGGCCGAGGACTTCGCCACCTACGGATCGCTGCGCGCCTTCGTCGAGCGGCTGGTCGCCGGCTGA
- the def gene encoding peptide deformylase: MSLLPIIEIPDPILRAPSAPIERVDDELRATIANMFETMYDAPGIGLAAVQVAIPRRLVVIDLQDPDPNAEVAEGEEPKPVRRPHVFINPEIVHASDATKLYTEGCLSIPDHYAEVERPDIIRARWLDEQGRQQEAEFDGLMSVCLQHEVDHLDGVLFIDYLSRLKRDMIVKKVVKARGTRGAKAL, from the coding sequence ATGTCCCTGCTCCCCATCATCGAAATTCCCGACCCCATCCTGCGCGCGCCCTCGGCGCCGATCGAGCGGGTCGACGACGAATTGCGTGCCACCATCGCGAACATGTTCGAGACGATGTACGACGCCCCCGGCATCGGCCTCGCCGCGGTCCAGGTCGCGATCCCGCGCCGGCTGGTGGTGATCGACCTCCAGGATCCCGACCCCAACGCCGAGGTGGCGGAAGGCGAAGAGCCCAAGCCGGTCCGCCGCCCGCACGTCTTCATCAATCCCGAGATCGTCCACGCTTCGGACGCGACCAAGCTCTACACCGAGGGTTGCCTCTCGATCCCCGATCACTATGCCGAGGTCGAGCGCCCCGACATCATCCGCGCCCGCTGGCTCGACGAGCAGGGCCGGCAACAGGAAGCCGAGTTCGACGGGCTGATGAGCGTCTGCCTCCAGCACGAGGTCGACCACCTCGATGGCGTGCTGTTCATCGACTATCTCTCGCGATTGAAGCGCGACATGATCGTCAAGAAAGTGGTCAAGGCCCGCGGGACGCGCGGCGCGAAGGCGCTCTGA